One part of the Meleagris gallopavo isolate NT-WF06-2002-E0010 breed Aviagen turkey brand Nicholas breeding stock chromosome 20, Turkey_5.1, whole genome shotgun sequence genome encodes these proteins:
- the ACOX1 gene encoding peroxisomal acyl-coenzyme A oxidase 1 isoform X3: MAASGPWSQDNWHLRPNRNGTCFVHRGRPEPLDLHLGMFLPTLLTQATPEQQDRFFMPAWNLEIIGTYAQTEMGHGTHLRGLETTATYDPATQEFILNSPTVTSIKWWPGGLGKTSNHAIVLAQLYTQGQCKGLHAFIVPIRQLGTHEPLPGITVGDIGPKFGYDEMDNGYLKMDNFRIPRENMLMKYAQVEPDGTYVKPVSDKLTYGTMVFIRSLIVGDSARSLSRACTIAIRYSAVRHQSELKPGAPEPQILDYQTQQYKLFPLLATAYAFHFVGAYIKDTYHRISGDIHDGDLSELPELHALTAGLKAFTSWTANAGIEECRMACGGHGYSRCSGIPDIYVTFTPSCTYEGENTVMMLQTARFLVKSYNQVSSGQRVTGMVSYLNDLSRQRIQPQHVAGRTEAVRINDPVSLVEAYKARAARLVEAAAKNLQAELNHRKSKEDAWNRTSVDLVRASEAHCHYVIVKLFTAKLSEISNAAVCAVLTELCLLYALYGISRNAGDFLQAGILTDTQITQVNQRVKELLAVIRPNAVALVDSFDFHDVHLGSVLGRYDGNVYENMFEWAKKSPLNKTEVHESFHKHLKPMQSKL, from the exons atggctgCCTCTGGTCCGTGGAGTCAAGATAATTGGCACCTACGCCCAAACCGAAATGGGACATG CTTTGTTCATCGTGGACGGCCTGAGCCTCTGGATCTTCATCTGGGCATGTTCCTCCCCACCCTTCTCACCCAGGCAACCCCAGAGCAGCAGGATCGCTTCTTCATGCCTGCCTGGAACCTGGAGATCATTGGCACTTATGCCCAGACTGAGATGGGCCATG GAACTCACCTTCGGGGTCTAGAAACTACAGCTACTTATGACCCTGCTACCCAGGAATTCATCCTCAACAGCCCCACTGTGACCTCCATTAAGTGGTGGCCGGGTGGAC TTGGAAAGACCTCGAACCACGCCATTGTTCTGGCTCAGCTCTACACTCAGGGCCAATGCAAGGGACTGCATGCCTTCATTGTTCCTATACGGCAGCTGGGCACCCACGAACCTTTGCCAG GGATCACAGTGGGTGACATTGGGCCCAAATTTGGTTATGATGAAATGGATAATGGCTACTTGAAAATGGACAACTTCAGGATTCCTCGGGAAAACATGCTGATGAAATATGCTCAG gtTGAACCAGATGGCACCTATGTGAAACCAGTCAGTGACAAGCTAACCTATGGGACCATGGTGTTCATCCGGTCTCTGATTGTAGGAGATTCAGCTCGCTCCCTGTCCCGGGCTTGCACCATTGCCATCCGCTACAGTGCAGTCAGGCACCAGTCTGAGCTAAAGCCTGG GGCACCAGAACCCCAGATTTTGGATTATCAGACCCAACAGTACAAACTGTTTCCACTTCTGGCAACAGcatatgcttttcattttgtggGAGCCTACATAAAAGACACGTATCATCGCATTAGTGGGGACATCCATGATGGAGATCTGAGTGAGCTGCCAGAG CTCCATGCCCTGACAGCAGGGTTGAAGGCATTCACTTCGTGGACTGCCAATGCTGGTATTGAGGAATGTCGAATGGCATGTGGTGGGCATGGCTACTCTCGTTGCAGTGGCATTCCTGACATCTATGTCACGTTCACCCCATCCTGCACCTATGAAGGAGAAAACACAGTCATGATGCTGCAGACAGCTAG attccTTGTCAAAAGTTACAACCAGGTTAGTTCTGGTCAGCGAGTTACTGGCATGGTCTCCTACCTTAATGATCTCTCCAGGCAACGCATTCAGCCACAGCACGTAGCTGGTAGGACTGAAGCTGTGCGCATTAATGATCCAGTCAGCTTGGTGGAGGCCTACAAAGCACGTGCAGCCCG GCTTGTGGAAGCTGCAGCAAAGAATTTGCAAGCTGAACTGAAtcacagaaagagcaaagaggaTGCCTGGAACAGAACTTCTGTTGACCTTGTGCGAGCATCTGAG GCACACTGTCACTACGTAATTGTGAAGCTTTTCACAGCAAAGCTGTCTGAAATCAGCAATGCAGCTGTCTGTGCTGTCTTGACTGAGCTCTGCCTCTTGTACGCGCTGTATGGGATCAGTAGGAATGCAGGGGATTTTTTGCAG gcgGGTATTTTGACAGACACCCAAATTACTCAGGTGAACCAGCGTGTGAAGGAACTCCTGGCTGTAATTCGTCCCAATGCAGTAGCATTGGTAGACTCCTTTGACTTCCATGATGTTCATCTTGGATCTGTGCTTGGCCGGTATGATGGCAATGTGTATGAGAACATGTTTGAGTGGGCAAAGAAATCCCCACTCAACAAAACAGAG GTTCACGAGTCTTTCCACAAACACCTGAAGCCAATGCAATCCAAACTGTGA
- the ACOX1 gene encoding peroxisomal acyl-coenzyme A oxidase 1 isoform X4 translates to MELQTRKKSTGLKGTHLRGLETTATYDPATQEFILNSPTVTSIKWWPGGLGKTSNHAIVLAQLYTQGQCKGLHAFIVPIRQLGTHEPLPGITVGDIGPKFGYDEMDNGYLKMDNFRIPRENMLMKYAQVEPDGTYVKPVSDKLTYGTMVFIRSLIVGDSARSLSRACTIAIRYSAVRHQSELKPGAPEPQILDYQTQQYKLFPLLATAYAFHFVGAYIKDTYHRISGDIHDGDLSELPELHALTAGLKAFTSWTANAGIEECRMACGGHGYSRCSGIPDIYVTFTPSCTYEGENTVMMLQTARFLVKSYNQVSSGQRVTGMVSYLNDLSRQRIQPQHVAGRTEAVRINDPVSLVEAYKARAARLVEAAAKNLQAELNHRKSKEDAWNRTSVDLVRASEAHCHYVIVKLFTAKLSEISNAAVCAVLTELCLLYALYGISRNAGDFLQAGILTDTQITQVNQRVKELLAVIRPNAVALVDSFDFHDVHLGSVLGRYDGNVYENMFEWAKKSPLNKTEVHESFHKHLKPMQSKL, encoded by the exons GAACTCACCTTCGGGGTCTAGAAACTACAGCTACTTATGACCCTGCTACCCAGGAATTCATCCTCAACAGCCCCACTGTGACCTCCATTAAGTGGTGGCCGGGTGGAC TTGGAAAGACCTCGAACCACGCCATTGTTCTGGCTCAGCTCTACACTCAGGGCCAATGCAAGGGACTGCATGCCTTCATTGTTCCTATACGGCAGCTGGGCACCCACGAACCTTTGCCAG GGATCACAGTGGGTGACATTGGGCCCAAATTTGGTTATGATGAAATGGATAATGGCTACTTGAAAATGGACAACTTCAGGATTCCTCGGGAAAACATGCTGATGAAATATGCTCAG gtTGAACCAGATGGCACCTATGTGAAACCAGTCAGTGACAAGCTAACCTATGGGACCATGGTGTTCATCCGGTCTCTGATTGTAGGAGATTCAGCTCGCTCCCTGTCCCGGGCTTGCACCATTGCCATCCGCTACAGTGCAGTCAGGCACCAGTCTGAGCTAAAGCCTGG GGCACCAGAACCCCAGATTTTGGATTATCAGACCCAACAGTACAAACTGTTTCCACTTCTGGCAACAGcatatgcttttcattttgtggGAGCCTACATAAAAGACACGTATCATCGCATTAGTGGGGACATCCATGATGGAGATCTGAGTGAGCTGCCAGAG CTCCATGCCCTGACAGCAGGGTTGAAGGCATTCACTTCGTGGACTGCCAATGCTGGTATTGAGGAATGTCGAATGGCATGTGGTGGGCATGGCTACTCTCGTTGCAGTGGCATTCCTGACATCTATGTCACGTTCACCCCATCCTGCACCTATGAAGGAGAAAACACAGTCATGATGCTGCAGACAGCTAG attccTTGTCAAAAGTTACAACCAGGTTAGTTCTGGTCAGCGAGTTACTGGCATGGTCTCCTACCTTAATGATCTCTCCAGGCAACGCATTCAGCCACAGCACGTAGCTGGTAGGACTGAAGCTGTGCGCATTAATGATCCAGTCAGCTTGGTGGAGGCCTACAAAGCACGTGCAGCCCG GCTTGTGGAAGCTGCAGCAAAGAATTTGCAAGCTGAACTGAAtcacagaaagagcaaagaggaTGCCTGGAACAGAACTTCTGTTGACCTTGTGCGAGCATCTGAG GCACACTGTCACTACGTAATTGTGAAGCTTTTCACAGCAAAGCTGTCTGAAATCAGCAATGCAGCTGTCTGTGCTGTCTTGACTGAGCTCTGCCTCTTGTACGCGCTGTATGGGATCAGTAGGAATGCAGGGGATTTTTTGCAG gcgGGTATTTTGACAGACACCCAAATTACTCAGGTGAACCAGCGTGTGAAGGAACTCCTGGCTGTAATTCGTCCCAATGCAGTAGCATTGGTAGACTCCTTTGACTTCCATGATGTTCATCTTGGATCTGTGCTTGGCCGGTATGATGGCAATGTGTATGAGAACATGTTTGAGTGGGCAAAGAAATCCCCACTCAACAAAACAGAG GTTCACGAGTCTTTCCACAAACACCTGAAGCCAATGCAATCCAAACTGTGA